The Marinihelvus fidelis genomic interval GGACCGAGCCACGGAAGCGGCTCGTTAAATCAGACCACCGGGGGGGTGTTTAGGTTCCGTGTTGTTCTTCTGCGTTGACCGAAAGCCAGTCGCGCGGAACCAGGAAATAGTCGGTCAGTTCCGCCTCCGGTGAACCGGGCTCCGGCTGCCAGTTGTAGCGCCACGCGGCTTGCGGCGGCATCGACATCAGGATGGACTCGGTACGACCGCCGGACTGCAGGCCAAAGAGTGTGCCGCGGTCATACACCAGGTTGAACTCAACGTAGCGCCCACGGCGATAGAGCTGGAACGCGCGCTCGCGCTCCGACCAGGGCTGGTCGCGTCGGCGCTCGACAATGGGCAGGTAGGCGTCCAGGTAGGCGTCACCGACCGAGCGCAGGAAGCCGAAGCAGCGGTCGAAACCCCATTCGTTCAGGTCGTCGAAAAACAGGCCACCCACGCCACGCGCCTCGTCACGATGGCGGTTGTGGAAGTACCGGTCACACCAATCCTTGTGTTCCGCGTAGACCTGCTCGCCCCAGGGCCAGCAAGCGTCACTGGCGACCTGGTGCCAGTGGACGATGTCTTCGAGCACCGGGTAGTACGGCGTCAGGTCGAAGCCACCGCCGAACCACCACACCGGCTCGCCATCACCGTTACTGGCCTCGAAATAGCGCACGTTGGCATGGCTCGTCGGCACGTGGGGGTTACGGGGATGCATGACCAGTGAAACGCCCATGGCCTGGAAACCGCGCCCGGCCAGTTCCGGGCGGGCCTTACTGGCCGATGGTGGCAACTGGTCGCCGAACACGTGGGAAAAATTGACGCCACCCTGCTCGAACACCTGGCCGTCCGCCATGACGCGGGTGCGGCCACCGCCACCGCCGGCCCGGTCCCAGGCGTCTTCGACGAATCCTTCGCCGCCATCGGCAGCGGCCAGGCTGTTGCAGATGCGGTCCTGCAGGTCCAGCAGGTAGTCGCGCACGAGCATGCCCTGCGGGCTCAGTTCAATGGCTGTCGTCATGCCGGTCTCAGGATCTTGCCAGTCGCCAGGTCGCGAATCTCGCTGCAATTGTCCTTACCGCCCAAGGCGCCGGCAACGATGCCATCAATGAAGTCGCCGAAATACGTTTCGACTTCGCCGGCCGAACGCGCCGGCGGCGTGCCGTGGGGGTTAGCGCTGGTGGACACCACCGGCCCGCCGAAGGCATCGCACAGCGCCCGGCAGCCTTCGTGCGCGGTCACGCGCAGGGCCTGGGTGGGGTGGTCCCCGGTAATGAAATGTGGCGCGTCGGCCGCTTTCGGGAACAGCCAGGTGACCGGCCCGGGCCAGGTCGCCAGCGCGGGTTCCGGGTTGGCATCGCCGACCCAACCACTGAACTGCGTGAAGTCGCTACCGATCAGGATCAGCCCCATCGATTCCGCGCGCTGCTTGAGCGCCAGGATGCGGCGCACCGCTTTTTCGTTATGCGGATCACAGCCCAGGCCGAAAACGGCCTCGGTGGGGTACGCGATGACGCCGCCATCGTGCATGACGGCGGCCGCCTGTTCCGGGGTGAGCAGCGTATGCCGCATGGGTGTCAGGCTTCGGTGCTTGCCGGCACCTTCGCGGTGCTTTTCTTGGTGGCCTTTTTCTTAGACGCCTTCTTCTTTGACGTCTTCTTGCCCGCGGCCTTCTTCGTGGTCTTCTTCCTGGCCTTCTTTTTCGCGGCCTTCTTGCGCCGGCCGCGCTTGGGCTCCGGCGCGGCTTCCAGCACCGCTTCGCATTCTTCCAACGTGTAGGATTCCGGCTCGCGGTCCTTCGGCAGGCGGACGTTCTTGTGGCCGTCCGTGATGAACGGCCCCCAGCGGCCTTTCAGGATCTGGATTTCGCTGTCTTCCCAGGTGCGCAGGATCTTGTCCAGATCGGCCTGCTTCTTGGCCGCGATCAGCTCCAGCGCCTGCTCCAGGGTGACATCGTGCGGGTCGATTTCCTTCAGCGAAACAAATTTGCTGCCGTAACGGATGAACGGGCCGAAACGGCCGATACCGGCGGCGATGTCCTCGCCGTCTTCCGTCTCGCCTAGGTCACGCGGCAGCTTGAACAGCTCCAGGGCTTCTTCCAGCGTGATGGTTTCCAGGCTCTGGCCCGGGCGCAACCCGGCGAAGGCCGGCTTGTCGTCGTCATCGCGGGTGCCGATCATCGCGTGCGGGCCATAGCGACCCAGGCGCACCGACACGGGTTTGCCGGTCTTCGGATCGTCGCCAAGGATGCGCGCCTGGCGCGCGTCGTCGCGGCTGACCGTCTCGGCCTTTTCCTCGATGCGTTCGTGGAATGGCTTCCAGAACTCGGTCAGCAACGGCTTCCAGTCGCGTTCGCCGCGCGAGACCGCGTCCAGGTCGTCTTCCAGGCGCGCGGTGAATTCGTAATCGACATAGTCGTCGAAATGGTTTTCCAGGAACCGCTCAACCACGCGACCCGTGTCGGTCGGGATAAACCGGCGGCGGTCGATGTAGACATAGTGCCGGTTCTGCAACGTCTGGATGATGCTGGCGTAGGTTGACGGCCGGCCGATGCCATATTCCTCCAGCGTCTTGACCAGGCTCGCTTCCGAGTAACGGGGCGGCGGCTGGGTGAAGTGCTGGTCGGCGCGGATGTCGTTGACCACCACCTCGTCGCCTTCCTCGAGTTGCGGCAGCCGTACTTCTTTCTCTTCCTTGCCCTGGGCCGCGCTTTCTTCATAGGCCGCCAGGAAACCGGGGAAGGTCACCACCGAGCCGTTGGCGCGGAACGTGGCACCAGCGCCGCAATCGAATTCGACCGCCACCAGGTCCAGTTTTGCCGGCGTCATCTGTGAAGCCACCGAGCGCTTCCAGATCAGGCCGTAGAGCCTGGCCTGGTCTTCGCTTAAGTAACGCTTCGCCTTGTCCGGGGTCAGGTCGGCCATGGTCGGGCGGATGGCCTCGTGGGCCTCCTGGGCGTTCTTCGACTTGTTGGCGTAAAAGTTCGGCTTTTCCGGCAGGTAGTCGGCGCCAAACTGTCGCGATATCTGTCCACGCAGGTCATTCAGCGCATCGTTGGACAGCGTCACCGAGTCGGTACGCATATACGTGATCAGGCCCTGGTTGACTCCATCGATGGCCACGCCCTCGTACAACTGCTGCGCGGTCTGCATGGTGCGCCTTGCGGTGAAGCCCAGCTTGCGCGAGGCATCCATCTGCAGGGTCGAGGTGATGAACGGCGCCGCCGGCCGGCGCTGGCGCTGGCTGCGGTCGACGCGGTTGACCACCAGGCGGCCCGGCGTGGGCGCATCCGCGGTGCCGCCGACACCGGCGTGGCCGGCCAGCGCGGCGCGCGCACCGGCCGCCGTGTCGCCGTCGGTAATATCGAACTGCTCGTATTTCTTGCCGTTGAGCTGCACCAGGCGCGACTCGAACGGTGTGTCGCCCTTTTGCATGTCGGCGTGGAACGACCAGTATTCCTGCGGATCGAAGGCCTCGATCTCGCGCTCACGCTCGACGATCATGCGCAACGCTGGGCTCTGTACACGGCCGGCGGACAGGCCGGTCTTGATCTTGCGCCACAGCAGCGGTGACAGGTTGAAGCCCACCAGGTGGTCCAGCGCGCGGCGGGCCTGCTGCGCGTTGACCAGGTCCATCGACAGCTCCCGCGGATTGGCGACGGCCTCTTCGATGGCGCGTTTGGTAATTTCGGAGAACTCGACGCGGTAGAAATCACGGCCGTCCACCAGGCCCTTCTCACGCAGGATCTCGTAGATATGCCAGGAGATGGCCTCGCCTTCGCGATCAAGGTCAGTGGCGAGGTACACGGCTTCGGCCTTTTTGGCGGCCTTGATAATGCGATCCACGTGCTTCTTGCTGCCATCGGACAGCTCGTAGTGCATCGCGAAGTCATTGTCGATATCAACCGCGCCGTCCTTCGACGGCAGGTCACGGATATGCCCGTATGACGCCAGCACCTCGAAATCCGGTCCGAGGTAGCGGTTGATGGTAGTCGCCTTGGCCGGCGACTCTACGATGAGCAGATTTTTTGCCATATGAAAGAACCCGCGGGCTCTCCTCGTGGTACGGAGCGCGCGAGCTTTGATTGACGCTTCCGAATGATCAGCACAGGCGACATCCCGTCACCCTCGAATGGGCGACTGGTCGCACCCCGGGCCAGGCGACCCTTTTTTAATTAGTGCCGATATTCCTGTTCGCTGTCAAACATGAAGTCTTCCATCCAGGCGTAGTTGGCTTCCTGGCCCGGCTGGTTGAACAGCACCATCAGCACCACCCACTTCACGTCTTCCAGCGTGATTTCCTCGGCGTCCAGGGCCATTAACCGGTCCAGGACCAGCTCGCGGCGCTGCGCGTCGAGAATGCCGATGTTTTCCAGGTACATCAGGAAATCCCGGCTGTCGGTTTCGATGCGATTGACCTCGGAATCAACATAGACGCGGATCGGGCGGTCGGCCTGCAGCTTGAGTTCCGGCAAATGCCGTTGCTCAGCCAGTCCATCCAGCCAGTGAAACGCCTTGTCGATTTCGGCGGCGGTGAATCCCGCCTGGTGCAGGTTGTCTTCCATGTCGGCCCGGTCAGGTTCTTGCTCGGGCTCGTCATAGAAGTACTTCTCGAACAGAAACATCAGTACGTCGAGTACGTTTTCTTTCATTATTTCCTCTGGTCGCAGGTCATCTTTTTTTATCAGGCAGATGACCAGTCCTCTCAGCTCCAGCACGTCCAGCTTTCAACAAATAGCCGCCCGCGTCAATGGATAACGAAAAATTTTTCCTGTTTTCAGGGCAATGTACGACAAGTCGAAAGAAATGGCGGCAAAAATGCCGTTATCAAGGTGTCGTCGGCGCCCTCAGGCAAACACGGCCACCCGGCAACAGTTCGACACGGTCACGCAGCTCAAGCATCAGTAACATCGACGAGACCTCGCGGGCGCGCAGGCCGCTGCTCTCGATCACCCGGTCAATCGCCACCGGGTCATGGCCAATGGCCTCCAGTAGTCGCGCGTAGTCGGGATCATCGTCGAAACCGTCATGCGCCGCCGCCGCGTCGGCTTTGGCCGGGACGGATGCGGGCGCGCCCAGGCGTTCGCGCAGCGCGTCTGCGAGTTCCGCGGCCACCGGTGCCAGCGCCTCGACAATGTCTTCCGTGGCCTCGGTCAGGCGCGCGCCCTGCTTGATCAGCCGGTGGCAGCCTTTCGCCATCGGGTTATGCAAAGACCCCGGCAGCGCGAATACCTCGCGGCCCTGCTCCGCCGCCAGGCGCGCCGTGATCAGCGAGCCGGATTTCATGCCGGCCTCGACCACAAGGACACCCAGAGACAGCCCGGCGATGATGCGGTTGCGGCCGGGAAAGTGCGACGGCCGCGCCGTCGTGCCGGGCGTGAACTCCGTGACCACCGCACCCTGCCTGGCGATGCGCGCCGCGTCATCGCGGTGGGCGGCTGGATACACGACGTCCGGCCCCGTACCCATGACCGCGATTGTCGGCAGGCCCCGGTCCAGCACCGCCCGGTGCGCGGTGATATCGATGCCCGCGGCCAGGCCGCTGGTGATGGTGAAACCATGCGCGCCCAGGGTGGCGGAAAAATCACCGGCGTGGTCGAAGCCACCGCGGGTCGGGTTGCGACTGCCAACAATGGCCACCTGCGGCGTCCACAGCAAGGCGGGGTCGCCGGCCACCCATAACGCGGCCGGTGGCGACGCGATGCGGCGCAGCAGCGGCGGATAGTCCTCGTCGCCCAGGGTCAGCAGGTGATGCCCTTCGTGCTCGAGCCAGCGCTGGTCCCTGGCGAGCAGGGCCTCGTCCGGGTGCCGGATTGCCTCGATCGCTTCGGCGCCGATACCAGCCCGTTCCAGCGTGGCCGAATCTGCACGCACCAGGGTATGGACATCGCCCAGCCTTTCCAGCGCCTGGCGCAGCCCCTGGTGTCCCAGGCCCGGCGCCCGCAGGGCCACCAACCAGTCTCTCATGTCACTCCTGCCTTAAACGAAACGGGGCGCCCTGAGGCGCCCCGCGAAAACAATGCTTATCAGCCAGGCGTCACAACGTCTCGTCCGGGTGCTTGAGAATGTCATCCTCGAGCGTTTCCTTGTCACCGGCCATGATCAGCGCGTAGCTGACTTCGTCGAATACGCGGAACACCATGATGTGCGCATTGAACTCGTCCGGCAATGTCACAAAGTTGTCTCCTTCTGTAGGAGGAAGTGTCCACGTGCCCGCAGGATATTTGACACGGTCACGGATTTCCGCGCCCGGTGAGAACGCCGAGAACACGTGGCCCGGCTCGACGCCCAGGTCACGACCGCCACTGATGGACACCATCTTCAGGTGACCGACCAGGCGATTGTTGCCCTCTACCCCCAGCACGCGCATGCCATCGGGAATAACGCTCATGGCGTGGGGTACATACTCATCCGGGTAACCCAGGCGATCCAGAGGCATGATGCGGTCGCCTTCCTGCACGGCGCCTTGCGAAGTGCCGATCGTCAGGATGGCCGGGTCGCCCTGCTTGGACAGCATGACTTCGGCGACCTGGTACAGTTCGAAGCCGATCACGTCACCCTTGTTCTTGTTGAAATACGCCGTGGATTCCCAGAAACCCGGGTGATACTCGTGGTCAACCGGCGCATGCAGGCCATAACCCGGCTCGCGAACGCGGATGATGTTGCCATCTTTCTGGCGCACGTAAATATTGCCCAGGCGCATGACCGCGTAATAGTCGCCGACGCTACCCTGCACACCGCGCGCATAGGTGCGGTCCTTGTGCATTGAGCGCAGGCGCTGCTCGTTGTTGGCGACCACGTAGGGCAGCGCGTCAAACTGCTCGGCGCTGACCACCTGCATATTGCGAATCAGGCCAGCCAGCTCCTCGTGCGGAATGGGTGGCACGGCCTCGCGATTGGTCACACGCGCGTCCGGGCTCAGCCGTACGGTCGGACGACCACGGTCAACCATCAGGCGCGGCTGGCCGTCGACATAAACCAGGCGAAGCTTGTCGCCGGGATAAATCAGGTGAGGATTTTCAATCTGCTGGTTGGCATGCCAGATGGCTGGCCATTGCCATGGATGATCCAGGAATTTCCCGGAAATGTCCCAGAGCGTGTCCCCCTTAACTACAATGTATTCATCCGGGTGGTCGGTGCGGACAGACACATCCTGTGCCATCACTGCCCCGGACAGGAGCATCACCAGGATGAGGTAAATGAGTTTCCTTTTCACTTTCCTTTCCCCGTTTTTCCAGGCGTCCCGCCTGCTGACCTGTGCGGCCGTTGTCATGTGGCGAACATGGTTCGTCATTAGCTATCATAATTAAAGCTGTCAGAAAGTTCATCTAAATTATTTAAGCGGAACGTATTTCTATGGCCCTGATGGAAATCCTCGAATTCCCCGACCCGCGCCTGCGAACCATCGCCAAGGCGGTGGAGACCTTTGACGAGGCCCTCGCCGACCTGGTCCGGGACATGCTCGAGACCATGTACAACGAGAAAGGCATTGGACTGGCCGCCACCCAGGTCGATGTCCACCAGCAAGTGCTGGTCATGGACACCAGCGATTCTCGCGAAGAAGCGCGCGTGTACATCAACCCGAAGATCATCGAGGCCGACGGCCACCAGGTCTACGAGGAAGGCTGCCTGTCGGTGCCCGGCATCTATGCCAACGTCGAGCGGGCCGAATCGATCCGGGTCGAGGCCCAGGGCGTCGACGGCGAGCGCTTCGAGGCCACCCTGGATGGCCTGGACGCGGTCTGCCTGCAGCACGAAATGGACCACCTGCAGGGCAAGCTCTTCGTCGACTACCTGTCTCCGCTGAAGCGCCAGATGGTCCGCAAGAAACTCGAAAAGGCGCGCCGGCAAGCCGTTCCGGCCGGCGGCGCCTGAACACCCGCAGGACACCCCTGACAATGCGAATCCCTTCACCGCGTATCATCTACGCGGGCACGCCAGACTTTGCCGTCCCGCCCCTGCGCCGCCTGCTCGAGGCCGGTGCGGACGTGGCGGCCGTGCTGACCCAGCCGGACCGTCGTGCCGGCCGTGGCCGGAAAATGCAGCAAAGCCCGGTCAAGCAACTGGCGCTTGCGCATGATGTCGAGGTGATGCAGCCCGCCAGCCTTCGCGACCCCGAGGCGCATGCACCTCTGGCAGCGCTGCAGGCCGACCTGATGATCGTAGCCGCCTATGGGCTGATCCTGCCGAAGGCGGTGCTGGACATCCCACGCCTGGGTTGCTGGAACATCCATGCCTCGCTATTGCCGCGCTGGCGTGGCGCGGCGCCCATCCAGCGTGCCATCGAGGCCGGCGATACAGAATCAGGCGTCTGCATCATGCAGATGGCGCCCGGCCTGGACACCGGCCCCGTCTTCCACCACCTGGCGACCGCCATCGGTCCCGACGATACCGGGGCGAGCCTGCATGACCGGCTCGCGGTACTGGGCGCCGACGCGCTTTCGCACTGCCTGGGCCAGCTCGCCCGGGGAGCGCTACCGGAGCCGGTGCCCCAGGATGATGATGCCGCCGTGTACGCCCACAAGCTGACCAAGGACGAGGCCCGGCTGGACTGGCAACTCGACGCCATGACGCTCGAGCGCCAGGTGCGGGCATTCAACCCCTGGCCCGTGGCCTGGTGTGAGCACGAAGGCAAGCGACTGCGGGTGTGGTCCGCACGGGCGCGCAACAGCGGTTCCGGCACGCCCGGGCAGGTCATTGCGGCCGGCGCCGACGGCATCGACGTGGCCACCGGCCAGGGCAGCCTGCGGCTGCTGGAAGTGCAGGCCGAAGGCGGTCGGCGCGTCAGCGTGACCGACTGGCTGAACGCACAGGCCGCACCCGGGCAGCTGAAATGAAGAACGCCAGGGGCGAAGATGCCCGGCGTGTCGCGCTCAGGGCCATCATCGCCGTCATGAACCATCACGGCGCCCTGACGGACCCTGCCCTGTTCGAGTCGGCCCGCGACGACCGCGAGCGGGCCTTTGCCCGTCGCCTGGCCAATGGCGTGGTGCGCTGGTCCGGTGCGCTCGAAGCACTGGCCGGTGAATTGCTGGACCGCCCCCTCAAGCCCAGGGATCGGGATATCGCCCTGTTGCTTCAGCTGGGCATCTACCAGCTCTGGCGCGAAGACACGCCGGGACACGCCGCCGTTCATGCCACGGCCGAGGTCGCGCGGTCGCTGCGCAAGGCCTGGGCCGTTGGCCTGGTCAATGCCGTGCTGCGCCGCTTCCTGCGCGAGCGCGACGAGCGGCTGGCGGCGCTTGAATCCCGCGATGCGGCCCTGTCGCACCCGCCGTGGCTGCTGGGGATGTTGAAAAAAGACTGGCCCGACCAATGGCGGTCGATCGTCGACGCCAACAACGAGCAGCCACCCATGTGGCTGCGCACGAACGGACAGCGGATCACGCGCGACACCCTGGCCATGCAGCTGACCAACGCCGGCTTCCAGGCCACTTCGCATCCGGAAGTGGATATGGCCCTGCGGCTCGACCCACCCGCCCCGGTCGAACAGGCCCCGGGCTTCAGCGAAGGACACTGGAGCGTCCAGGATGCCGCCGCGCAACTGGCGGCGCACTACCTGGCGCCACGGCCCGGCGACCGCATCCTGGATGCCTGCGCGGCCCCGGGCGGCAAGACCTGCCACCTGCTGGAGCGCGAGCCGAACCTGCAGCTCACCGCGCTGGACAACGATGAACGCCGCCTGGGGCGTGTCCGCGAAAACCTTGCGCGGCTGGGGCTGGAAGCCCGGCTACAGGTGGGCGACGCCACCGATCCTTCCGGCTGGTGGGATGGCGAACCCTTCGACCGGATTCTCCTTGACGCCCCGTGCAGCGCCATCGGCGTCATCCGCCGCCACCCGGAAATCAAGTGGCAGCGCACCCCCGAGCAGGTTGGCGCCGCGGTGGCGTTGCAGGCAAAGATGCTGGATGCGCTCTGGCCCCTGCTGCGGCCGGGCGGTATCCTTGTGTACGCGACCTGCTCCGTGCTGAAACGTGAAAATAGCCAGCAAATTCAGCGATTTCTTCAAGACAACCCTTCCGCGTCCGTGGACAGCGACCCGGCGGGCGACGAATCGCCCGGTCGGCAGGTCCTTACCGGCGAGACGGGCATGGACGGGTTCTACTACGCGACGCTTCGCAAGCCTGCTTAGCTTGACCGCCCTGCTGCTTTGCGCCTGCGAGCGCGCGCCGGTTGAGCATGGTTTCGAAATTCGAAACGCCACCCTGCGCCCGGCGCGCGATGATCTCCGGGTCGACCTGCAACTGAATATCGAACTCAGCCATGCCGCACGCAGGGCGCTGTGGCGCGGCGTGACACTGGAAATCCTGGTGAATTCGGAGCTTCGCCAGGCCGACAGCAGGGACCTGGTCACGGCGGCCAGGGACCACTGGACCCTGCGCTACCTGCCACTGAGTGAGCAGTTCCAGCTCACGGGACCGGGCCAGGACGACGTGCAGACCTTTCCCCGCCTGCGGCATGCCCTGCGCGCCACCGGGAAGCTGGACTACCGCCTGCCCACCGGTGAACTACGGGCCGGCGACTACCAGTTCCGGGTCAGGGCCCGCCTTGACCGGTCCGCGCTGCCGGCGCCGATCCAGTTGCCGGCGCTGCTGTTCCGGCGTTGGCACCACGACAGCGGATGGACGCAATGGCCATTGAAAACAAGCGGCTGAGACGACGCCTGTTCCGTGTTGCCCCGGTGCTGGCCGCGCTGCTGGTGCTGCTGGTCTCGCTGGTGCTGGTCAGTGACGTACCCGAGGATGCCGGCGGCTACAACCGCGTTTACCTGTGGGTACTGGTACTGACCATCGTTGCCCTTGCGCTGCTGGCCCTGGCCATCGTGTCCCGGTTCGTCGCCCTTTACCGCAACGTTCGCGCCGAGGTTCCAGGGGCAAGGCTCTCGGCCCGCTGGGTCCGGAACTTCCTCGTCATGTCGTTGCCGCCGGCCCTGATCGTCTATTTCGTGTCCGCGTGGTTTCTCTCCAAAACCGTGGACAGCTGGTTTGATGTCGAGGTCGAGTCGGCCCTCGCCGACTCCCTGCGCCTGGGCAAGGAGTTCCTCGACCGCCGCACCTTCGAGGCCCGGGGCCAGGTGCGCCAACTGGGCAATGCCATCGATATGGCCGATGACGACAACGATGCAATCCGGCGCGTGCTGCTGGACAGCGTCAGGGCGGCCGGCCCGGTGGAGCTCAGCGTGCTGTCGGCCAACGGCCGTATCGAGGCCAGCGCGGCCTTCGACCCACTGGCCAGCCTGCCCGACCGGCCAGGAGACTACGCACTGCTGCAGGCACGGGAGCGTGGCGAGTACGCCGCGGCGGAGCCCGGCGCCGATGGCAGCCTGACCATCCGGGTGCTGCAGCGCTTACCTGACACCGGCTCTGGCGGCGGCGTCTACCTATTGCAGGCGCTGTACCCCCTGCCCGAGACCATCAGCGCACTCACCAGCAATATCGAGCAGGAATACCACCGATACCAGAACATCGCCTACCTGCGTGGCTGGCTGAAGCAGAGTTTCCTGCTGATCCTGTCGCTGGTCCTGGGCCTGACGGTGCTGCTGGCGATCCTGGCGGCGCTGACCGCCGCGCGCCGAATGGTCGCGCCGATCTCCAGCCTGGCGCTGGCCACGCGCCGGGTGGCCTCCGGCGACCTGGGGCAAGCCGTGGAAACCGGCGGGCGCGATGAAATCGGCTTCCTGGCGCAGTCGTTCAATGAAATGACCGAGGCCCTGCTGCGCGCCAGCGACGAGGCGGAAAGCAGCCGCGCCAGGCTGCAGGCCCAGGGCGAGTACCTGGAGACCGTGCTCGGCAGCCTGAGCGCCGGCGTATTCTCGCTCGACGGTGAAGGTCGGCTGGTCCGCGTCAACCGGGCCGCCGAGAAGATTCTCGGGCTGCCGGCCGGCGCCAGCGTCGGCCAGCCCCTGGCAAAGCTGGCCGCCGGCGGAACTGACCTGCAACCGCTGACCGACACCATCGGCCGCCACCTGGGTCGCGGCCATGGCGGCTGGCAGGAGGAGATCCTGCTGGAACGTGACGGCCGCCCGCTGGTTCTGCTGGCCCGCGGCTCCAGGCTGGCCTCCACCGAGTCGAACGATGGCCACGTGGTGGTGTTCGACGACGTCACCGTGCTCAACCGCGCCCAGCGCGATGCCGCCTGGGCCGAAGTCGCGCGGCGACTGGCGCACGAGGTCAAGAACCCGCTGACGCCCATCCGCCTGGCCGCCGAGCGCCTGCGCATGAAGCTGATGGACCGCCTGGACGGGCGCGACGCCGAGATGCTCGACCGCTCGGCCACCACCATCGTGGCCCAGGTCGAGGCGTTGCGAAAACTGGTCGACGCCTTCGGCGACTATGCCCGCGAGCCGGACCTGGAGCGCGTGCCGGTGCGCCTGGACCGCCTGGTCAACAATGTCGTGGAACTCTACCGGCAGGGCGACCCCGGGCTGGTGATCGAGCTTGACATGTGTGAGGGCCCGGAGGGCCTTTCCGCGGATGCCGGCCAGTTGAGGCAGCTGCTGCACAACCTGATCCGAAACGCCATCGAGGCCAACGTTGACGGCCGCCCGACCCGCATCGGCATCCGCACCCGGGTCATTGATGACGACGACGAAGCGCGCCTGGAACTGCGCGTGGACGATAACGGACCGGGGTTCCCCGACTCGGTGCTGGCCCAGCCGTTCGAACCCTATGTCACGCACAAGCCCAACGGCAGCGGCCTGGGGCTGGCCATCTGCCGCAAGATCATCGATGACCACGACGGCACGATTGCCATCGTCAATCACGACGGCGGCGCCCGCGCCGTCATTACGCTTCCGCTGGCGCCCGAAACGGTGTCATGACGGGCTGAATTCCGTTATTCTGCTGTTGTTTCCCTGCAACACCGGGGCGATACCCGCCCACGCGAAGGTGAGTAGCCGCATGGCCCAAACACGGATCCTGGTGGTCGACGACGAACCCGACATCCGCCAGCTGATGGGTGACATTCTCGAGGACGAAGGCTACGTCGTGGAAACGGCGGAAAACGGTGAGACGGCGCGCGCCGCGTTTAACCGAGAAGAGCCCGACCTGGTACTGCTGGACATCTGGATGCCGGACGTTGACGGTATCACCCTGCTCAAGGAATGGTCCGCCAGCGGCCGGCTGGACTGCCCGGTGGTGATGATCTCCGGGCACGGCACACTCGAAACTGCGGTTGAGGCGACCCGGCTGGGCGCCGTCGACTTCGTCCAGAAACCCCTTTCACTGGCCAAGCTGCTGGCCACCGTCAAGCAGGCCCTGGGCAAGCGCCAGGCCGCGCCGCGACCAGTCGCCGGCCCCAGGGGCGGG includes:
- the fmt gene encoding methionyl-tRNA formyltransferase, with amino-acid sequence MRIPSPRIIYAGTPDFAVPPLRRLLEAGADVAAVLTQPDRRAGRGRKMQQSPVKQLALAHDVEVMQPASLRDPEAHAPLAALQADLMIVAAYGLILPKAVLDIPRLGCWNIHASLLPRWRGAAPIQRAIEAGDTESGVCIMQMAPGLDTGPVFHHLATAIGPDDTGASLHDRLAVLGADALSHCLGQLARGALPEPVPQDDDAAVYAHKLTKDEARLDWQLDAMTLERQVRAFNPWPVAWCEHEGKRLRVWSARARNSGSGTPGQVIAAGADGIDVATGQGSLRLLEVQAEGGRRVSVTDWLNAQAAPGQLK
- the rsmB gene encoding 16S rRNA (cytosine(967)-C(5))-methyltransferase RsmB produces the protein MKNARGEDARRVALRAIIAVMNHHGALTDPALFESARDDRERAFARRLANGVVRWSGALEALAGELLDRPLKPRDRDIALLLQLGIYQLWREDTPGHAAVHATAEVARSLRKAWAVGLVNAVLRRFLRERDERLAALESRDAALSHPPWLLGMLKKDWPDQWRSIVDANNEQPPMWLRTNGQRITRDTLAMQLTNAGFQATSHPEVDMALRLDPPAPVEQAPGFSEGHWSVQDAAAQLAAHYLAPRPGDRILDACAAPGGKTCHLLEREPNLQLTALDNDERRLGRVRENLARLGLEARLQVGDATDPSGWWDGEPFDRILLDAPCSAIGVIRRHPEIKWQRTPEQVGAAVALQAKMLDALWPLLRPGGILVYATCSVLKRENSQQIQRFLQDNPSASVDSDPAGDESPGRQVLTGETGMDGFYYATLRKPA
- a CDS encoding DUF4390 domain-containing protein; protein product: MTALLLCACERAPVEHGFEIRNATLRPARDDLRVDLQLNIELSHAARRALWRGVTLEILVNSELRQADSRDLVTAARDHWTLRYLPLSEQFQLTGPGQDDVQTFPRLRHALRATGKLDYRLPTGELRAGDYQFRVRARLDRSALPAPIQLPALLFRRWHHDSGWTQWPLKTSG
- a CDS encoding sensor histidine kinase, whose protein sequence is MAIENKRLRRRLFRVAPVLAALLVLLVSLVLVSDVPEDAGGYNRVYLWVLVLTIVALALLALAIVSRFVALYRNVRAEVPGARLSARWVRNFLVMSLPPALIVYFVSAWFLSKTVDSWFDVEVESALADSLRLGKEFLDRRTFEARGQVRQLGNAIDMADDDNDAIRRVLLDSVRAAGPVELSVLSANGRIEASAAFDPLASLPDRPGDYALLQARERGEYAAAEPGADGSLTIRVLQRLPDTGSGGGVYLLQALYPLPETISALTSNIEQEYHRYQNIAYLRGWLKQSFLLILSLVLGLTVLLAILAALTAARRMVAPISSLALATRRVASGDLGQAVETGGRDEIGFLAQSFNEMTEALLRASDEAESSRARLQAQGEYLETVLGSLSAGVFSLDGEGRLVRVNRAAEKILGLPAGASVGQPLAKLAAGGTDLQPLTDTIGRHLGRGHGGWQEEILLERDGRPLVLLARGSRLASTESNDGHVVVFDDVTVLNRAQRDAAWAEVARRLAHEVKNPLTPIRLAAERLRMKLMDRLDGRDAEMLDRSATTIVAQVEALRKLVDAFGDYAREPDLERVPVRLDRLVNNVVELYRQGDPGLVIELDMCEGPEGLSADAGQLRQLLHNLIRNAIEANVDGRPTRIGIRTRVIDDDDEARLELRVDDNGPGFPDSVLAQPFEPYVTHKPNGSGLGLAICRKIIDDHDGTIAIVNHDGGARAVITLPLAPETVS